TGCGGCCGACGGGTGCCTTCTTGCTACGCTTGACTGCTCGTAAAACTTGCCAGGTAAAGTGGGTCGTGGAACGGACGGGCACTGTGAACGCTCGCTGTCAGGGTGATGGGCGGACAGTAAAGGCGAGAGAGGATGGCGGGCGAAGAAAGTGTATACCCGAAACCGGGAAGTAGCAACTCCGTTCCACACTCGCAATCCAAGTAAATCGCGAGAATAACTGTTCCTGTTCGGACGGAACGGAATCTTGCGCCAACATCTTCCGAACTCTCTCATTTATCCGTCGCTGGAACTTCACCGCGACACACCGAACACGAACTGATCGGGGTCACAGACCCGCACCACGGTCGGTGCGGTCTTGAAGATCGGGAGGCTGACGTCCTTCTTCCCCGCCTTGTCGCCGGCCTTAATATCGATCAATTCCAACTTCCCGTCCTTCAGTTTCCACGAACCGGTGATCTCGTCGCCCGTGATGCCCTCGGGGAGCAGCTTCTCGATCAGGTGCTTGGGGATCGGCCCGGCGCCCTTTTTAATCGTGAACTCAGATTTGGTGAACGTCCACGTGAAGTCCGGCTCGTGGTTCTTCTTGTCCGGGGTGAAGTAATGGTTCAACTTCATCCCCGGTACGTCGGCCACGGCGATCGCGGACGGTTGTGCGTGAGCGTGCCCGGTCAGCACCGCAATTGCCACACCAACGATGAGCACTCGACGGTCGATCATTTCACACCCTCTCACAGGGCCGGCGCACTTCATTTAGTCGTCAGAATCTTAAGCACTTTGAGCAGGTATTGATCGTCCCAGGCGGCCTTCATGCGTCGAGTACGAATGCTGCCCTTGGTGTCCGCCCGCTGGAGCAGGGACAGGGCAACCCGGCGAATCATGCCCAGGTTGGCCCCGGCGTGTCCGGCCCGAGCCCGGCTGTCGTCTTCCCGGAACGCGATGTCCAGACACCAATGGAGCCCGTTCTCAATGCCCCAATGGTTGCGGATGTACCCCGCCAGCTCGACCGCCCCGATCCGCAAGCTGGTGAGGTAGTAATGGGCGGTGCTCTCATTCGGCTTCCCGTTCACCACCCGCTCCCGGCACACCAGGGCCACGGCCCCAACATCGGCCCACCCGCTCGGTAGCCCTTCCGGATCTTCAACCACCGTCACGTACCGCTCTTCCTCGCGCCCGTGCCCGTCCTCGACCGCGGACCCCATGTCACCCCCGGCGAACGCGTCCTCCCCGGCCCGCGCCAACACCTCCGCCACCGCGCCGCGCAACCCCTTCTGGTTCCCCTTCACGCACACCACGTAATGCCCGCCCTGGGTGCGGATCTGGGACACCAACTCCTTCTGGCAAAAGGCCGCGTCGACGGTCACCACCGCGCCCGTCAGATCCAGGGCGCCCAACAGATCTGGGGCCGTGGTGATCTCGTGTCCGCCCTCGGGCACGGACCGCTGGCCCAGGATCAACCGGTTCTCCACGGCCCACGCCTCGACCAGATGCAAGCACCCGGTGAACGTGTTCTTGGTGGACCGCCGGGCGCTCTTACCATCGATCGCCACGTGCACCAGGCCGGTACTCTCGCATGCGGCTGCCATCCAGCGCCCGAACCGGTCCGCGAACGCGTCCGGGTCCAGCTTGGCGAACACGCGCTCGAACGTGTCCGGGCTCGGAACCCCGTGGGGCAACCGCAGGTACGGGGCGAACAACGTTTGCTTGGCCCGACCGAACGCGGCCACCTGGTCCCACCCGTCGGCCCCGGCGATCACCGCACACGTGGCCAACGTGAGGATATCCACCAGCTCATGCAACTTGTTCTTCGTTTCGCGGCGCGGGTCTGGCACATCCGCAAACACCGCCAGCAGCGGAATACTCATCGGGGTTCCTCCATAACAACCCCGATATAGACGTAAATGCGGCTGCCGTCACGGGTTCATAGTGCGCCAACCCTGCACCCTCTCATGAGAAATAGGTGAGACGATTCTACGCCGATGAAATGTGTCCGGTTGTAACGACCGTTTGCACAGCGGGTATTCGATGACGGTGCTTACAGCGGCCACTCGGGGCCGACCGCGTCGCGTAGTTGGTCCATCAACTCCATCGACACCGGCCCGACGTGTTGAACCAGGTCCGTGCGATTGGGGAAAGTGTGGTGGCAGTCCCAACGCATCGGCGCGATTGGTCGGCGTAGTGGTTCTTCGGGGTTGGGTTGTAGAGCCCCGCGGCGCCGGTGCCGACGCGGAGAAACGGTGAACGTTGCCATCAGCCGCCACGGGTGATCGATTGCGGGGGCTTCGATCGAAAAAACCAGCCCCTCGGCGTTGGTGATCTCGGCGCGTTCCAGGGGCCACGCGGCGAGCGCTAGCGGAATGAGTTCGTACCAGTCTGCGAGTGGCGCGATCAGTTCGGACAACAGTCCGCGTGCGAACACCCCAGACACGCTCCCGATGCGGACCGTCACTCGGTCGGCCGTGTTATCCCACACCCAGTCGCCGAAGTTAAGTGGCCTCGGACCGACTCCGAGTTCCGACAACCAGTAGGCGGGCCACCCACTCGTGGTCACCGCGGCGAGGTCGCCAAGTGCGGAATAGTAATCAGGGTCGTCAATCAGCGCTTCGTCGCGGAACCGGGACGCGGTGACTCCGGCTCGCAGGAACCGGCCGAATACGTCTTCGCCGTGCTCATCGAGCCAGTCGGCCAGAACGAGGCGCGCGGTGTCGTCCGATGGGTTTTCCAGCACGTTCGCGAATAAGGCGCTGCGCTCGTTCACGTCAACCGCTCCGTCGATCGTCACAGAGCAGTTTATGCGATACTCGGTCCTCGGGACCGCCGATCTACTTCCCGCGAGGCAACCTGTAGAGATCAGATCCCATCTTCATCACGTAGAGGGCGTCGCTCTTCGGATCATACTCCAACCACGTTAGTGTCGAAACGCCCTTCAACTCTTTCGGCACGGCCACTGGCTTCGCCCACGACGCACCGGCGTCGGTGGTCTCGATTACACCGGCCGTGGTGAGCACGAACAGGTGTTTCGCGTCCCGACCGAACACGGGACCGTAGCGCGCGTCCTTCACGTCGCTCACTTTCTCCCACTTCGCGCCTTTCTCCGTGCCCCTCAGCAGCGCACCTTCAACGAGCCAGAACAGCGCATCACTCTGGAGCTTGGGAAGTGAAACCGGGTTGTACTCGGAAACAGGGCAGAACGTTTTCCCGCCGTCGGCGGTGCGAAGAATTCCACCGGTCGCCCTCTGCCGCGACTTCTCTCGCGCGACAACAGCGGTGTCCGCGTCGAAGACCCACGCCCCCAATCCGTACCCCTTACCGGCCTCGGAAAATGACTTTCCGCCGTCGCGTGAGAGGAGTAAAAGCCCGCCGGATTCGTGCTTGAAGGCGAGCGCGAACTTCATTTCCGGGTCGGTCCAGTCGACCGCGCACCAATCGACGTGTTCGCACTTTTTGTCCATCGTGCGCCACGCGGTCGCGGGATCGGTGGACGCGACGATAACCGACCCGCCGTACACCGTGGCCATCAGGAGCTTTTTAGTCTTCCCGGTGGGGTCGAGTTGCAGACAACCGGGCGTTTCTGTCCGGCCCTTCGGTACGTCTTTGCCGTGTCGCTCCCAGGTTTTGCCCGAATCGGTCGAGCGGAACACGCCGCGATCACTGAGGCACACGAACAGCGTGCCGGTGTCACGATCGACCGCAACTCCGGACAGTCCGCCGAAGCCCGTCTTCTCGCGCGCGAGGAGTTCGGTCGCAACCGGTTGCCATTCGCCCGCACGTACCGTGGGTGCCACCAGAAGGGTGAGCGCAAGGAGAGCCAAACGCATGGTGAGAGGTCCGATGTGTTCCCCTCTTTACAGAGAGGAGATGGGGGTAGGGTTTTTCGCTATTCCTTCGTGCCGACACAGTACAGCATCTTCCGGCCCTTGAGAAACAGTTTGCCGTCCGCGACCGCGGGTGAGGCGGGTGCGTCGTCGCCGAGATCGTTGATCGAAAGCACCTCGAACTTCTCACCGGCCTGCACGACGAACGTCTTCCCGGCGCTCGCGAAGTAGACGCGCCCGCCCGGGGCCGCGACCGGGCTCGCGTGAATCGAAACGCCCGCGAGCCGCTCGCTATACAGCACTTCGCCGTTGGAGAGCTTGAGGCACTTCAGAACCCCCGGCGAATGCAGTCGGTAAAGGTGTTCGCCAACAATGACCGGCGACCCGTACCCTTCGGGCATCGTTCCGGTCTTCCATTTCAGATTGGTTTTGGTCACGTCGCCCGAACCGGTGGGGTCGACCGCGACGCCGGTTCCCCCGCGCCCGCTATCGAGGTACACCAGTCCGCCACCGAGTACGGGCGAGACGGTATCGCCGCTCGCGGTACAGGACCACACCACCTTGCCGGTACCGGGATCGACGCCCTGTAGCGCATTCGATGCGGCCACGAGTAACTGTTTCTTCCCCGCAATATCTGCAAGTACGGGCGTGCTGTGCGCGAAGCCGTGCGCCGGCCGAAGCTGCTCCCATTTCACGTCGCCGGTCTTGCGGTCGAAGCCGACCAATCGCGACTGCTTGTCGGTCTGATCGCACTGCATCACCACCACGTCGCCGACGAGAATCGGGCTGGCTGCGAGCGCGACATCGAACTTGAACGGCTTGATTTCTTTCCGCCAAAGGTGTTTGCCGTCGTGATCGAGCGCGGCGATGACGGATGACCCGAATACCACATAGACGCGATCGTCGTCCGCGGCGGGCGTGGGCGCGGTGTACCCGCCGCGGAGGTCGGCGAAGGTCCACGGCCCCGGTTCGACCTTCACGTCCCAGAGCTGTTTGCCGTCATCCGCTCGGTAGCACGCGACGTGGTGCTCGGGTTGCTGTTTGGGATCGACCTTCCCGGGCCAATAACTCACGGTGACGAACACGCGCCCGCGGTACACGATGGGGCTGGACTGGTTCTGATCCTGCGCAGCCTTCTCTTCAGTGCCCGGCAGAGGCGACTTCCAGCGAACATTCTCGCCGGTCTTACCGTTCCAGGTGAGCGGTAAGTTCTTGTCGTCCGTCTGCCCCATTCCGGTCGGCCCGCGCCAGCCAGACCAGTCGGCGGCCGTAGCACCGCCAGCACTCACGACGCAAACGAGAAGCGCCAGGAGCGTTGGTCGCAAGGCGAGCATGTCGGTTACTCGAAGCGGGGAGGGCGGCGGGAATGCAACCGAGTGTACCCGCCGATTCGGTGAGGAGCAACGCTCCGGCGCCGCGTTGCTAACTGCACTGCATGAAAGCACGGATGTGAGGTTCGCGGTGGTTGCGGCACACGAAAACGTACATTCTTCCCGCGTCGCCGAAAGTGCATCCGTGAGCGCGGTGAACCGACTCTTGCTCACGGAACGCCGCGCTCAAAATAGGGCGGTCTTCGACCGCTACCCACCGCCCCCAATTGTTACCGCCCCATTCCCAACTCCCAAATGACAGAAGGTGCTCCATCTTGGCTCCGCAGCCGCAATTTGGATAGTGTGAGTCCTGAACCCAGTCTGGATAGCCGCCGACCTTGGTACCCTCGACCGTACTGAGCCAGCATTGATACAAGTCATCTGCACCGGCAGGCGGCCGAAGCTCTCGAACTGCGGGTTGGCTCTGAGCGACCGCGAGAGCGGCGCAGAGATTTGGGCTTTCGTTCCCTTCGATGTCGTACCCAATCCCGGCAGGGTAGAACTCGAACGGATCGGGATATTCAGTCACTCGCTCAGGGTAAAGTACGCACGGGCGCGGGAAGTACTCGTACTCGATATCGGCCGGTTCAGGCGCGGCAGCAAGCGGCCGCTTCACGCTTGTGTGCTTGCGCCAGTACACAGCCGGCTTCGGGCAGTACATTTCGTCTTCGTCGTGCCCCTGCGGGCACCACAGCAGTTGGAACAAGTCCGTGCCGATTGGGAAGCCGAGTTCGGGTACATCCTCTTTGCGAAGTTGCAACGCGGTCACATACGGGATGTTGCCGTGAGTCGGGCAGACCGGCCACGGTTCATTTTTCGGCCACAGAAACATTCCGCCGATCTTGCTCGCGTCGACCGGCGCTTCACCCGGACGCGGGTGGAGCCTCACGGCGGTCTTCGCCTTGCCGCGCAGGTCCGGTAGCGCCTCCTCCACGTTTACTGGCGGCGCGGGTGTAGTACAGCGGCGCACCGTCGCGAGCCAAGCAGAGTCGATACGGCTCGCGAGTTCCGCCATACGCGCGTAAATCTCGGTGCAGGGCTTGTCGTACCACCACTCGCGGACGAGTTCGACCTGGAGTCGCAGGTACGCAGCACGGTCCGGTTCACCGTTCTCATCGAGCCAGTCGGCGAATGCGAGGCGCGCGGTGTTGTCGCTGCGGTTCGCAGTGATCGCGTGGAGAAGCGCCGTTTCGGTAGACATCGCGATTCACCCCACCGCACAAAGAAAGGCCCGGAGGATGGAAGTCCTCCGGGCCTTTCAAATTACCACGCTAGCGCCGGAACGCATTACTGGTTGAACCAGAACTCTTTGGTGTTCACCAGCGCCCACAGGATGTTCCCGTAGGCGATCTTCTTCCCGGCCGGGCCGCTCTTGGCTTCGAGTTTCTTGATGTGCTCGACGGCCCCGGCGAGATCGTCCTTCGTCGGCTTGCGGGCGAACGCCCACAGGAACAGGTCCGCTACCTTCTCTTCGTCCGATCGTTTGTCGTCCGCTCGGGTGAGCACGTCCACGCGCCCGCCGTCGCGCTTGATTTTGCCCTCCACCTCGTCGCTGTTGAGCATGTGCAGCACGGCCGCGAGATTCGCTTCACTCACGCGCTCGCACTCGCACGCACTGATGCGCTGGGGCCGCCCGTTCACGTCCAGGAAGTACGACTGGAACGACTCGTCCGGTAGCATGATCGCTCGGTTCGGGGCGTTCTTGTCCGCCGGCAGCCCGTTGAACCGCGACGGGCTGTCGGTCACCTGGCAGAGCGCGTCGAGCAGCACTTCCGCCTGGAGGCGCCGCGGGTAGTAACGGGCGTAGGTCTGTTTGTCGTGCTTGTTGAAATCGTTCGGCGCGCTGCTCAGTTGGTACGTCCGGCTCTTGCAAATCGTCTTGATGAGTGCTTTGAGGCTGTACTTGTTGTCGACCAAGTTCTTCGCAAGTGCATCGAGCAATTCGGGGTTCGAGGGCGGGTTGGTGATGCGCATGTCGTCGAGCGGGTCGACGATCCCGCGCCCGAAGAAGTGCGCCCAGTACCGGTTCGCCACCGTCTTCGCGAAGAACGGATTCTTCGTATCCACCATCCAGTCCACGAGCTTCTGCCGCGGGTCGTCGTCGGTGGAAACGGTCATCGGGGCCGCGTCGAGCGGCTTCGGCTCGGCGGGCTTCTGCGTGCGCTTGTTCTGCACGCTCCCGATGGTGCGGATGTAGATCGTTTGAACTCGGTTGTCCTGGCGGTTCGGGTCGGCGCTGGGTACGCGAACCTCTTTGCGCCCCACCCGGCCGTAGAACGCGGCCAGCCCCCAGTAATCGTCCTGCGACCACTTTTCGTAGGGGTGGTGGTGACAGTTCGCGCACGCCAACCGCTGTCCCAAAAACACCTGGCTCACGTCGTCCACGAACTGCTCGGCCTTCTCGACCTCCTTGTACCACACGGTCGGCGGGCTCTTGCGCTCGTCGCCGCTGGACGCGATGATCGCCCGCGCGAAGTCGCTGTACGGCGTATCCGCAGCGACCTGTTCGCGAATCCATTCGTGGAACGCGAACGTGCCCGGCGCCCGATCGGATTGCTGCCGGCGTTTCACACGGAGGATGTCGGCCCACTTGTTCGCGAAATAGTAGGCGTATTCCGACGAATCGAGGAGCTTATCGACCAGTTTGTCGCGCTTCGCCGGGTCCGGGTCCGCGGCGAACGCGAGCACGTCCTTGGGCGAGGGCAGTGACCCGGTGATATCGATCGACACACGCCGGATGAACTGCTCGTCGCTGCACAGTTCGGCGGGGACCAACCCGAGTTCCTTCCACTTCTTGGCCGTGAACTTGTCGACCACCGTCTTCTCGGCAAAGGACCACTCGGGCGTCTTCACGCCGAGTGGCACCGTGGCCCGAAACACCGCGACCATCCCCTGGTACCGGGCCATCACCGCAGCTTCGCCACTCATGGCGAGCGTGCGAACCAGCCCGCGTTCCTCGACCGTGGCGATTTCCGGGTCGTTGCTCTCGTACTGTGCCCGGCGCGTGATGTCCTCGACCGTGCCGTCGGTGTAGTGCGCGTACACCGCGAATTGCTGTTTACTCTGCCGGCTCAGCACGCGGTGCTCGGGGTACATGCTGATCTTGGTGACTTTGGGGTCTTTCTCGTCGCCCCACGGCATTCCGGCCGCGATCCAGCGCCGCACGAGTTTGTACTCGTCCGAATCGGGGTCCATTTTCTTGCCACCGCCGTGCGGTGCCCGACCGGTCGCCTTCATCAGAAAGAGGCTCGCGTCCGGGTTCGCGGGGAACAGGCGCCGGCCGCGTGCCTCTTTCACGAGCGTCATGAAGTCGAGGTCCGGCTCGAACCCGAGTAGTGACAGCCGAAACCCGTTCTGCCCCGCGAGTTTGCCGTGGCAACCGCCAGAATTGCACCCGAGCTTCGTGAAAATCGGTACCACCTGGTTCGTGAAGTTCAGCGGCAAGTTCTCGCCCAGGCTCTTGACCCCGAGCGGTACCCGCGCGGTCTGCCCTCCGAACGTCACCACCACCTCCGACGAACCGTTCGCACGCGGAACGATACGCCCGCTGGCCAGCACGGTGGCCGATTTCCCATCGGCAACGGCGTAAGTCGCGTCGGGGGTGAGATCCACCAGACGCCCGTCGGCCAGAGTACCCGTCACGACGAACTGCGTCGCGTCATCGGCCCCGGTCAGGGCCACTTTTGCCGGATGGACCGCGAGACTCTTCACATCAGACGGGTTGATTTCGGCGGCGCTGGTCTGGGTCGTGTTAACCCCTTGCGTCGCAACAAAGGCGAGGAGAGCGGCCCAAAGTTGGACGTGCTTCGGCATGGGATGAGACCCTCGATTGGGGTAGCGATCGGTGGGTGCGGACGTTCGGCGGGGTGTTCGTGGCAGGTTGGTGTGATTGTCGCTTACGTGGAGCCACAGTGCAAGTGGGAGCAATAGAAAGCGAGGAGACACTCCCAAACGCGGACCGACACCATGAGCGAGTACCTGTGCCTCACATTGATTGCCGAAGCGGGCGAAACCGAGAGCGCGTTCAAAGCGCGGCTCACCGCGTTCTGGTCACACGTGATCCGCACGCTGCCCGATAGGTATGAAGCCGTGTACGCAGAAGCGAAACACTTCGACGTGACC
This region of Gemmata massiliana genomic DNA includes:
- a CDS encoding ISAs1 family transposase encodes the protein MSIPLLAVFADVPDPRRETKNKLHELVDILTLATCAVIAGADGWDQVAAFGRAKQTLFAPYLRLPHGVPSPDTFERVFAKLDPDAFADRFGRWMAAACESTGLVHVAIDGKSARRSTKNTFTGCLHLVEAWAVENRLILGQRSVPEGGHEITTAPDLLGALDLTGAVVTVDAAFCQKELVSQIRTQGGHYVVCVKGNQKGLRGAVAEVLARAGEDAFAGGDMGSAVEDGHGREEERYVTVVEDPEGLPSGWADVGAVALVCRERVVNGKPNESTAHYYLTSLRIGAVELAGYIRNHWGIENGLHWCLDIAFREDDSRARAGHAGANLGMIRRVALSLLQRADTKGSIRTRRMKAAWDDQYLLKVLKILTTK
- a CDS encoding TIGR02996 domain-containing protein; protein product: MNERSALFANVLENPSDDTARLVLADWLDEHGEDVFGRFLRAGVTASRFRDEALIDDPDYYSALGDLAAVTTSGWPAYWLSELGVGPRPLNFGDWVWDNTADRVTVRIGSVSGVFARGLLSELIAPLADWYELIPLALAAWPLERAEITNAEGLVFSIEAPAIDHPWRLMATFTVSPRRHRRRGALQPNPEEPLRRPIAPMRWDCHHTFPNRTDLVQHVGPVSMELMDQLRDAVGPEWPL
- a CDS encoding PQQ-binding-like beta-propeller repeat protein, whose translation is MLALRPTLLALLVCVVSAGGATAADWSGWRGPTGMGQTDDKNLPLTWNGKTGENVRWKSPLPGTEEKAAQDQNQSSPIVYRGRVFVTVSYWPGKVDPKQQPEHHVACYRADDGKQLWDVKVEPGPWTFADLRGGYTAPTPAADDDRVYVVFGSSVIAALDHDGKHLWRKEIKPFKFDVALAASPILVGDVVVMQCDQTDKQSRLVGFDRKTGDVKWEQLRPAHGFAHSTPVLADIAGKKQLLVAASNALQGVDPGTGKVVWSCTASGDTVSPVLGGGLVYLDSGRGGTGVAVDPTGSGDVTKTNLKWKTGTMPEGYGSPVIVGEHLYRLHSPGVLKCLKLSNGEVLYSERLAGVSIHASPVAAPGGRVYFASAGKTFVVQAGEKFEVLSINDLGDDAPASPAVADGKLFLKGRKMLYCVGTKE
- a CDS encoding DUF1549 and DUF1553 domain-containing protein, yielding MPKHVQLWAALLAFVATQGVNTTQTSAAEINPSDVKSLAVHPAKVALTGADDATQFVVTGTLADGRLVDLTPDATYAVADGKSATVLASGRIVPRANGSSEVVVTFGGQTARVPLGVKSLGENLPLNFTNQVVPIFTKLGCNSGGCHGKLAGQNGFRLSLLGFEPDLDFMTLVKEARGRRLFPANPDASLFLMKATGRAPHGGGKKMDPDSDEYKLVRRWIAAGMPWGDEKDPKVTKISMYPEHRVLSRQSKQQFAVYAHYTDGTVEDITRRAQYESNDPEIATVEERGLVRTLAMSGEAAVMARYQGMVAVFRATVPLGVKTPEWSFAEKTVVDKFTAKKWKELGLVPAELCSDEQFIRRVSIDITGSLPSPKDVLAFAADPDPAKRDKLVDKLLDSSEYAYYFANKWADILRVKRRQQSDRAPGTFAFHEWIREQVAADTPYSDFARAIIASSGDERKSPPTVWYKEVEKAEQFVDDVSQVFLGQRLACANCHHHPYEKWSQDDYWGLAAFYGRVGRKEVRVPSADPNRQDNRVQTIYIRTIGSVQNKRTQKPAEPKPLDAAPMTVSTDDDPRQKLVDWMVDTKNPFFAKTVANRYWAHFFGRGIVDPLDDMRITNPPSNPELLDALAKNLVDNKYSLKALIKTICKSRTYQLSSAPNDFNKHDKQTYARYYPRRLQAEVLLDALCQVTDSPSRFNGLPADKNAPNRAIMLPDESFQSYFLDVNGRPQRISACECERVSEANLAAVLHMLNSDEVEGKIKRDGGRVDVLTRADDKRSDEEKVADLFLWAFARKPTKDDLAGAVEHIKKLEAKSGPAGKKIAYGNILWALVNTKEFWFNQ
- a CDS encoding TIGR02996 domain-containing protein, yielding MSTETALLHAITANRSDNTARLAFADWLDENGEPDRAAYLRLQVELVREWWYDKPCTEIYARMAELASRIDSAWLATVRRCTTPAPPVNVEEALPDLRGKAKTAVRLHPRPGEAPVDASKIGGMFLWPKNEPWPVCPTHGNIPYVTALQLRKEDVPELGFPIGTDLFQLLWCPQGHDEDEMYCPKPAVYWRKHTSVKRPLAAAPEPADIEYEYFPRPCVLYPERVTEYPDPFEFYPAGIGYDIEGNESPNLCAALAVAQSQPAVRELRPPAGADDLYQCWLSTVEGTKVGGYPDWVQDSHYPNCGCGAKMEHLLSFGSWEWGGNNWGRWVAVEDRPILSAAFREQESVHRAHGCTFGDAGRMYVFVCRNHREPHIRAFMQCS
- a CDS encoding WD40/YVTN/BNR-like repeat-containing protein, giving the protein MRLALLALTLLVAPTVRAGEWQPVATELLAREKTGFGGLSGVAVDRDTGTLFVCLSDRGVFRSTDSGKTWERHGKDVPKGRTETPGCLQLDPTGKTKKLLMATVYGGSVIVASTDPATAWRTMDKKCEHVDWCAVDWTDPEMKFALAFKHESGGLLLLSRDGGKSFSEAGKGYGLGAWVFDADTAVVAREKSRQRATGGILRTADGGKTFCPVSEYNPVSLPKLQSDALFWLVEGALLRGTEKGAKWEKVSDVKDARYGPVFGRDAKHLFVLTTAGVIETTDAGASWAKPVAVPKELKGVSTLTWLEYDPKSDALYVMKMGSDLYRLPRGK